In Pocillopora verrucosa isolate sample1 chromosome 13, ASM3666991v2, whole genome shotgun sequence, one genomic interval encodes:
- the LOC131790182 gene encoding protein NLRC3-like, with protein sequence MESLRNLLITKTLSKLSLAAVTVWSGFEVVLFSIFAGIEGGESSRFRCNISNTNDNADFIKEKCFGEYEQKYIKLPVCGLVIINFIVIAIIPVIYSQCVKSRIHELETRDADAAAPGQQGSQTTKRLFIRYCSHLALELALAIFFIVLQTEIAYPGNFPSNFRCYLTKERTQSPLSASDFKPTSSSVYECYSSLAHKITFWSYFLTFVDGSFALVTFIEIVWILSRAKNGSHFMQDCHFYDDHLLSNRDPIGVPLLEISQQARNKLQVDLKSLKDDVIKGTKQLTDLKQPIRPNPGEGPCPKDLEIDQIFVNLVIHEGRAKDYFPEGRCKQPKVFPIPRADQHDGEICVENIIDGRHKNILVVGCPGIGKTILSTKLLRVAAFDVLKDGNFDVAFLIKFKRFNSVKNLNLRELFTGSETVKNLNDDVWKYIIQNPSKVLLIFDGVDEFSAKEDICQDDSGYKDIEEEKMPLQCLYYKIASRKLLPGATVITTSRPTAVSCVRQLNFDKIVEILGFSSEEVANYVKKFTEGSNDHVSIWQHLRTNINLFTFCYIPVHCFIICSCLSQLHSNGCNFPTKLTEIYSLALKISFFRHNDEYRQSKGSDDQFILTRYCELPSQVQSIFNKLGKIALLGLEEGRLTFSAKEVEGVEDCGLLHRLPDLNSPTPIDAGEAQFCFLHLTVQEFLAAKHVVDTMKNTEGLRKFVSDKINQSAWQVVMQFVAGLLDPDAAGEMSAVKMFTELLPMDTSKTNEKELMSVAWNYAVEEPITLICWPTDGDKDLALRICNCLYDHQLEQQSAVTSKIEEIGFNAVDFSGCDLAPVDCAALVHFLKNAGTIFLTLERNEISWLGCMEIQKWVDQSDSSECGFKLGSLNLSRNEIGCKGAQQLGNALKHQNCTLTKLQLSYNRIDEKGAKTICDALKENSCKLTTLDLKGNNIGDKGAKYLAIALKNEHCKLTELHLYGNDIGDNGAALLSDALRNENCRLTLLDIGDCKIRNKGLLSLRDALEHVNCKLTVLRLPRNKAKITGATYVSHALEDVNCKLTELEFAGNDLGDDGVGHLSRALKVANCKLTVLGLSGNSIELYGAQHLCDALKDGNCKLTVLDLGRNNIGEYGAACLADTLKNVSCELIKLDLAFNNVGERGAAHLADALQSVECKLTELNLKANGIGDKGAEHLTDALKERNCQLTVLILERNNVKDQGAAYISEALKNVNCKLIELNLSANNIGDEGAEKLLEAFKNENRTLTEYNVEGNNIREEQLARLWNAFYKSCA encoded by the coding sequence ATGGAATCACTAAGGAACCTATTGATAACGAAGACTTTGAGTAAACTTAGTTTGGCGGCAGTTACCGTGTGGTCTGGATTcgaagttgttttgttttcaatcttcGCAGGCATCGAAGGCGGTGAGTCTTCACGTTTCCGCTGTAATATTAGTAATACGAATGACAACGCGGACTTCATCAAAGAGAAGTGCTTTGGTGAATACGAACAGAAATACATCAAACTCCCCGTCTGTGGCCTCGTCATCATTAACTTCATAGTCATCGCAATCATTCCTGTTATATACTCTCAGTGCGTCAAATCGAGAATCCATGAGCTCGAGACACGCGACGCAGATGCCGCAGCACCGGGACAACAAGGAAGTCAAACCACGAAACGGCTTTTCATCCGCTACTGTTCTCATCTGGCCTTAGAACTTGCCCTAGCGATCTTTTTCATCGTCTTGCAAACCGAAATCGCTTATCCCGGTAACTTTCCCTCGAACTTTCGGTGTTATCTAACTAAAGAACGAACTCAATCACCATTATCAGCATCAGACTTCAAACCGACAAGCAGTAGTGTTTACGAATGTTACAGTTCATTAGCAcacaaaataactttttggagttattttttaacttttgttgaTGGATCGTTTGCTCTTGTCACTTTTATTGAAATTGTCTGGATTTTGTCTCGGGCAAAGAACGGTTCACACTTCATGCAAGACTGTCATTTTTATGATGATCATCTGCTATCCAACCGTGACCCCATTGGCGTTCCGTTATTAGAAATATCCCAGCAGGCGCGAAACAAACTGCAAGTGGACTTAAAGAGCTTGAAGGACGATGTAATAAAAGGCACGAAACAACTTACAGATCTGAAACAACCTATTCGACCTAATCCAGGTGAAGGCCCATGTCCCAAAGATCTGGAGATCGATCAAATTTTTGTAAACTTAGTTATACATGAAGGCCGAGCAAAAGATTATTTTCCAGAAGGTAGATGCAAGCAACCCAAAGTGTTTCCAATACCTAGGGCGGATCAGCATGACGGTGAAATATGCGTAGAAAATATCATTGATGGCCGGCACAAGAATATTCTTGTGGTCGGTTGTCCAGGCATTGGTAAAACAATCCTTTCCACAAAGCTGCTTCGAGTCGCGGCGTTTGATGTGCTTAAGGACGGAAACTTTGATGTTGCTTTCCTTATAAAATTCAAGCGATTCAACTCGGTAAAGAACCTCAACCTTCGCGAACTCTTTACTGGCTCAGAAACAGTAAAGAATCTGAATGATGACGTGTGGAAGTACATTATCCAAAACCCATCCAAAGTTCTATTAATTTTTGATGGAGTAGATGAGTTTTCTGCCAAAGAAGACATCTGCCAAGATGACTCGGGATACAAAGACATTGAGGAAGAGAAGATGCCTCTCCAATGTCTTTACTACAAAATAGCGTCGAGGAAACTTCTCCCTGGTGCCACAGTTATCACGACATCAAGACCAACTGCTGTGTCATGTGTAAGACAGCTGAATTTCgataaaattgttgaaattcttGGATTTTCTTCTGAAGAAGTTGCAAATTATGTGAAGAAGTTTACCGAGGGAAGTAACGATCACGTTTCAATATGGCAACACCTTCGTACAAATATCAATCTCTTCACCTTTTGCTATATTCCTGTCCATTGCTTCATCATTTGTTCCTGCTTGTCACAACTGCATTCTAATGGTTGCAATTTCCCCACTAAGCTGACCGAGATATATAGTTTGGCCCTAAAGATTTCCTTCTTTAGACACAATGATGAATATCGCCAGTCTAAGGGCTCCGATGATCAGTTTATTTTAACAAGATACTGCGAATTGCCCTCCCAAGTTCAGagtatttttaataaattggGAAAGATCGCCCTTCTCGGACTTGAAGAGGGCAGACTGACCTTTTCAGCTAAAGAAGTTGAAGGAGTAGAAGACTGTGGATTGCTCCATCGTCTACCTGACCTGAATAGCCCAACTCCTATCGACGCAGGTGAAGCTCAGTTCTGTTTCCTGCACCTAACAGTACAAGAATTTCTTGCCGCTAAGCATGTGGTAGATACCATGAAGAACACTGAAGGATTGCGGAAATTTGTTTCAGATAAAATCAACCAAAGTGCTTGGCAAGTAGTGATGCAGTTTGTGGCTGGACTGTTAGACCCCGATGCTGCTGGAGAAATGTCAGCAGTGaaaatgtttacagaacttCTTCCCATGGACACAAGTAAGACGAATGAAAAGGAACTCATGAGTGTTGCTTGGAACTATGCAGTTGAAGAGCCAATTACATTGATCTGTTGGCCAACTGATGGAGACAAAGATTTAGCCTTGCGCATATGCAACTGCTTGTATGATCACCAATTAGAGCAGCAATCTGCTGTGACAAGCAAAATTGAGGAAATTGGTTTTAATGCAGTGGATTTTAGTGGTTGTGATTTAGCACCTGTTGACTGTGCAGCTTTAGTGCATTTCCTTAAAAACGCTGGAACAATCTTTTTAACATTAGAACGTAATGAAATAAGTTGGTTGGGTTGTATGGAGATTCAAAAGTGGGTTGATCAAAGTGACAGCAGTGAGTGTGGTTTCAAGTTAGGTAGTTTGAATTTGTCTCGCAACGAAATAGGGTGTAAGGGAGCGCAACAACTGGGTAACGCACTTAAACACCAAAATTGTACACTAACAAAGTTACAACTCTCTTATAACAGAATAGATGAAAAAGGAGCAAAAACAATATGTGATGCACTGAAAGAAAATAGCTGTAAACTAACCACGCTGGATCTTAAAGGTAACAACATAGGAGACAAAGGAGCTAAATATTTAGCTATCGCACTTAAAAATGAACATTGTAAACTCACGGAGTTACACCTTTATGGTAACGATATAGGAGACAACGGAGCAGCACTCCTTAGTGATGCTCTTAGAAACGAAAATTGTAGACTGACTCTGCTAGACATTGGCGATTGCAAAATCAGAAACAAGGGATTGTTGAGTCTGAGAGATGCACTTGAACATGTAAATTGTAAACTGACCGTGTTGCGTCTTCCCCGTAACAAAGCCAAAATCACAGGGGCAACATATGTTTCTCATGCATTAGAAGATGTAAATTGTAAACTAACTGAATTGGAATTTGCAGGTAACGATTTAGGGGACGATGGAGTAGGTCACCTAAGTAGAGCACTTAAAGTTGCAAATTGTAAACTAACTGTGTTGGGCCTTAGTGGTAACAGCATAGAACTCTATGGGGCACAACACCTTTGCGATGCACTAAAAGATGGAAATTGTAAACTCACCGTGTTGGACCTTGGTAGGAACAATATTGGAGAGTATGGGGCAGCATGTTTGGCTGATACACTTAAAAATGTGTCATGTGAGCTAATTAAGTTAGACCTTGCTTTTAACAATGTAGGAGAAAGAGGAGCGGCACACCTAGCTGATGCACTTCAATCGGTAGAATGCAAACTCACTGAGTTGAACCTTAAGGCTAATGGTATTGGAGATAAGGGTGCAGAGCACCTGACTGATGCccttaaagaaagaaactgtcAACTCACCGTGTTGATccttgaaagaaacaatgtaAAGGACCAAGGAGCAGCATACATAAGTGAAGCACTTAAAAACGTGAATTGTAAACTTATTGAACTGAATCTTTCTGCCAACAACATAGGAGATGAGGGAGCAGAAAAGCTACTTGAAGCATTTAAAAATGAGAATCGCACACTCACTGAGTATAATGTCGAAGGAAACAATATACGCGAAGAACAACTCGCACGTCTATGGAATGCCTTCTACAAAAGTTGTGCATAA